A genomic segment from Saprospiraceae bacterium encodes:
- a CDS encoding putative oxidoreductase C-terminal domain-containing protein, translating into MIKSYLFLGFLMTLFFLSTCHQEMTQENTSNMTFTGAKGEVKLITLNPGHFHAALVQKYRYDQVDSVVAIYAPGGPELTDYLARIKSYNQRPEAPTNWDSKTYTGPDFLEKMISDKAGNVVVISGNNAQKMNYIQSSVQAGLNVLADKPMVIKPADFTVLQTLFPLAQEKGVLLYDIMTERYEITTMMQRAFSQVPAVFGELEKGTPENPAITKESVHHFFKYVSGQPLIRPAWFFDVAQQGEGIVDVSTHLVDLVLWECFPEQAIDYTQDIKVLVGKRWPTEISPEQFQSVTGLADYPDYLRKDLVKDSILQAFSNGEITFTVHGVHAKVSVIWNYQAPQGAADTHYSIMRGTKANLVIRQGEAQQYQPVLYVEPISDAAAADLTTAFPEALKKLSEQYPGLSYQEAEKGWEILIPEEYKTGHEAHFGQVTQKYLQYLVEGKLPEWEIPNMLAKYYVTTRAYEMSR; encoded by the coding sequence ATGATCAAATCCTACCTTTTCCTCGGATTCCTGATGACGCTTTTTTTTCTAAGCACTTGTCACCAGGAAATGACCCAAGAAAACACTTCGAATATGACTTTTACCGGCGCTAAAGGAGAAGTAAAGCTGATCACTTTGAATCCTGGCCACTTCCATGCCGCTCTTGTCCAGAAATACCGCTACGATCAGGTGGATTCGGTTGTTGCTATCTACGCCCCGGGCGGGCCGGAACTGACGGACTATCTGGCCAGAATTAAAAGCTATAACCAACGCCCCGAAGCTCCGACCAACTGGGATTCCAAAACCTATACCGGCCCTGACTTTCTGGAAAAAATGATTAGTGACAAAGCCGGCAATGTAGTTGTTATCTCCGGTAATAACGCGCAAAAGATGAACTATATCCAGTCTTCTGTGCAGGCAGGACTCAACGTACTGGCGGATAAACCGATGGTCATTAAACCGGCCGACTTCACCGTACTCCAAACGCTTTTCCCCCTGGCCCAGGAGAAAGGGGTGCTGCTGTACGATATCATGACAGAGCGTTACGAGATCACGACCATGATGCAAAGAGCCTTTTCTCAGGTGCCTGCCGTGTTTGGCGAACTAGAAAAGGGAACGCCGGAAAACCCTGCCATCACCAAGGAAAGCGTTCATCACTTTTTCAAGTACGTTTCGGGCCAACCCTTGATCCGGCCAGCCTGGTTTTTTGATGTAGCACAACAGGGGGAAGGCATTGTAGATGTCTCTACTCATTTGGTAGATCTGGTATTATGGGAGTGCTTTCCGGAGCAGGCTATTGATTACACCCAAGACATCAAGGTACTGGTTGGCAAACGTTGGCCCACGGAAATATCGCCGGAACAATTTCAAAGCGTGACCGGACTGGCTGACTACCCCGATTATTTGAGAAAAGACTTGGTCAAGGACAGCATCTTACAGGCCTTCTCCAATGGCGAAATCACGTTTACCGTCCACGGCGTCCATGCCAAAGTTTCGGTCATTTGGAACTATCAGGCGCCCCAGGGAGCGGCCGACACCCATTACTCCATTATGCGCGGCACCAAGGCCAATTTGGTTATCCGACAAGGAGAAGCACAGCAATACCAACCGGTACTTTATGTGGAACCCATCAGTGATGCCGCCGCCGCCGATCTTACAACGGCTTTTCCCGAAGCCTTAAAAAAACTGTCTGAGCAATACCCTGGTCTTTCCTATCAGGAAGCGGAAAAGGGTTGGGAAATCCTTATCCCCGAGGAATACAAAACAGGCCATGAAGCACATTTTGGACAGGTTACCCAAAAATACCTGCAATATTTGGTGGAAGGCAAATTACCCGAATGGGAAATACCCAATATGCTGGCAAAATACTACGTGACGACCCGGGCTTACGAAATGAGTAGATAA
- a CDS encoding Gfo/Idh/MocA family oxidoreductase, translating into MKRRKFIQHTVLGSAGVIGFPTIVPASVLGKNAPSNMINIGQIGCGRIGREHDLPMTLQYDDARLVAVCDLDSNRAKDAKVLISKYYEKKTGKDNYIDVREYGDYREMLLNKDIDAVMISTPDHWHSQPAMEAALAGKDIYLQKPTSLTVREGQQLLKVIQEKGTILQVGTQQRSMAQFRVAAELVRNGRIGQLHTVKIGLPGDPAGPEAAPMPVPPNLNYDMWLGSTPEVPYTEMGVHPQKGYSRPGWLRLEQFGSGMITGWGQHHYDSAAWGMGTEHTGPISVEALANFPKSGLWNVHGDFFVKAEYENGITMLTSGGYTNGIQYEGTDGWIFVSRGSYTASATDPGDKAESSKALNASDPRILESVIGENEIHLYKSDEQHGNWLDCIKSRKQPISPIEIGHKACTICLITHIAMKLSKKLEWDPIAERFTNDEGANAMLDRPQRYPYGTDYVKV; encoded by the coding sequence ATGAAAAGAAGAAAGTTTATTCAGCATACGGTATTGGGATCTGCTGGTGTGATTGGTTTTCCAACCATTGTGCCGGCCAGCGTTCTTGGAAAAAATGCGCCCAGCAACATGATAAATATCGGGCAAATCGGATGTGGGAGAATTGGCCGCGAACATGATTTGCCGATGACCCTGCAATATGATGACGCCAGGCTGGTCGCCGTCTGCGATTTGGATTCCAACCGGGCCAAAGACGCCAAAGTATTGATCAGTAAGTACTACGAAAAGAAAACGGGGAAGGACAATTATATTGATGTCCGGGAGTATGGGGATTATCGGGAAATGCTGCTCAATAAAGATATTGATGCGGTAATGATCAGTACGCCCGATCATTGGCATTCCCAACCGGCCATGGAAGCAGCCTTGGCGGGGAAGGACATTTATTTGCAGAAACCTACTTCATTGACCGTAAGAGAAGGACAACAACTGCTGAAAGTGATCCAAGAAAAGGGGACCATCCTCCAGGTAGGAACCCAGCAACGATCTATGGCACAATTCAGGGTAGCTGCCGAATTGGTCAGAAATGGACGGATTGGACAGTTGCATACTGTAAAAATCGGCCTTCCCGGAGATCCCGCCGGCCCCGAAGCGGCTCCAATGCCCGTTCCTCCCAACTTAAATTATGACATGTGGCTGGGGTCAACGCCAGAAGTCCCCTATACCGAAATGGGGGTTCATCCACAAAAAGGATATTCCAGGCCGGGTTGGTTGCGCCTGGAGCAATTTGGCTCTGGCATGATTACGGGGTGGGGGCAGCACCACTATGACTCCGCGGCATGGGGCATGGGAACGGAACACACCGGCCCAATATCCGTTGAGGCATTAGCTAATTTCCCGAAATCCGGACTTTGGAACGTCCACGGTGATTTTTTCGTGAAAGCTGAATATGAAAACGGCATTACCATGCTAACCAGCGGTGGCTATACGAATGGTATCCAGTACGAGGGTACCGATGGCTGGATCTTTGTGTCGAGGGGATCCTATACCGCTTCGGCGACGGACCCTGGTGATAAAGCAGAAAGCAGCAAGGCCCTGAATGCCTCCGACCCCAGGATACTGGAATCCGTCATTGGAGAAAATGAAATTCATTTGTACAAAAGCGATGAGCAACATGGCAATTGGCTGGATTGCATTAAAAGCAGGAAACAACCCATTTCGCCCATTGAGATCGGGCATAAAGCCTGCACTATTTGTCTGATCACCCATATTGCGATGAAGTTGTCCAAAAAATTGGAATGGGATCCGATTGCCGAGCGCTTTACCAATGATGAAGGAGCCAATGCCATGTTGGACAGGCCCCAAAGGTATCCATACGGAACGGATTATGTAAAGGTTTAG
- a CDS encoding ThuA domain-containing protein: protein MKKSIVFMLGISFILMAPIVKAQSLPEFELSKEWLSQIEKMAPSKPRIAVNGKKNILIFSLYTGFKHWTIPHTEAVIKLLAEQSGAFTVTVSNDIQAFEKKELKKFDAIILNNNCSIGDRRDLFWDKLQEDTTLDDQGRLKKAQQLEKNLINYVRKGGGLMALHGGIVMQNKSERYGEMLGGSFDYHPKQQKIQVKLVDPDHPLVAAFEHQGFEHTDEPYIFNNAYFDYDFRPLLYMEANSLEGLKEKVNDNIKYISWIKKHGKGRVFYASPSHNAQSMENPRLLQYFLDALQYVTGDLKCDDSPLGR, encoded by the coding sequence GTGAAAAAATCGATTGTCTTTATGCTGGGGATTAGTTTCATCCTTATGGCGCCCATCGTTAAAGCCCAGTCGCTTCCGGAATTTGAATTATCGAAAGAATGGCTTTCTCAAATAGAAAAGATGGCACCTTCTAAGCCTCGGATAGCGGTGAATGGCAAAAAGAACATCCTCATCTTCTCCCTTTACACCGGCTTTAAACACTGGACTATACCCCATACCGAAGCGGTCATAAAGCTTCTGGCAGAGCAATCTGGTGCTTTTACCGTAACCGTTTCCAATGATATCCAGGCTTTTGAAAAAAAGGAACTGAAAAAATTCGACGCTATCATATTGAATAATAATTGTTCGATCGGGGATCGACGGGATCTTTTTTGGGACAAACTCCAGGAGGACACCACTTTAGATGACCAGGGGCGATTGAAAAAGGCGCAACAATTGGAAAAAAACCTCATTAATTATGTCCGGAAAGGAGGTGGACTCATGGCCCTGCACGGTGGGATCGTGATGCAGAACAAATCCGAGCGGTACGGAGAGATGCTGGGCGGGAGTTTTGATTACCACCCAAAGCAGCAAAAGATCCAGGTGAAACTGGTCGATCCGGATCATCCCTTGGTAGCTGCCTTTGAACACCAGGGATTTGAACATACCGACGAGCCTTATATTTTCAACAATGCCTATTTCGATTACGATTTCCGGCCACTACTTTACATGGAGGCCAATAGCCTGGAAGGTTTGAAAGAAAAAGTAAATGACAACATCAAATACATTTCCTGGATCAAAAAACACGGCAAAGGCAGGGTGTTTTATGCTTCCCCTTCGCACAATGCACAGAGTATGGAGAACCCCCGCTTGCTGCAGTACTTTCTGGACGCCCTGCAATATGTGACCGGGGATTTGAAATGTGACGATTCTCCGCTGGGCAGGTAG
- a CDS encoding FISUMP domain-containing protein produces MKKGIFLTLVCFIPFVLLAQLSYLSEEELQHRIEGVYRGLTEIGGKKRFVEISMNLFDYGTPVPVKNSNGKLKGFSHETHRYVSGVAKYYKGKKAAGRFDQEAFMARVALEGNQLRFIKIESQPADFKGQNTNLYWLGSATFSYQNTDKEVLVKGRKFNSSFIFRHKIFPNVLPEVLMSQSEQPSAGNRYGRSLVLAEDLVHKVYITHYDDRDSVLTAVVYMRDSNLERQDLSGYNKRTNIITELFSNQAYEFLSFHPGITVVNIHLRGDDAVSSHVMGPGTLYWKVRINKSPRRLSYSFEKSAALLEHVAELRQKQFEKEQREEAWIDERTKQLRTYNLEQSELAFQENDGSFFLKDGNTNSYRIKKLADNNVWMLRNLNFSKPTLECFCYDYNDQYCSWYGRLYLWEEASEVCAAFGDYWQLPSEHDWEFLARLNAKSLSNQPLAEDVLYDAIENSGINLQFGGFIDGSRHDGVQVNAAYWLSNKNHAIYFLNQYIGGGGRIPARSNIGQSASRSANSVRCIRILPAARKIKWKLVDLETACRNSIAPLANRWEQRQDCNCLAERIVKSDLSDNHIANLVKDWTATEDQFLKNNPIYIKLFEECRGRK; encoded by the coding sequence ATGAAAAAAGGAATTTTTCTAACCCTGGTTTGCTTTATCCCGTTTGTTCTTTTAGCCCAGTTATCGTACCTATCTGAAGAGGAACTCCAACATCGGATTGAGGGTGTTTATCGAGGGCTTACCGAAATAGGAGGTAAAAAACGTTTTGTGGAAATATCAATGAATTTGTTCGATTATGGTACTCCGGTACCAGTAAAGAATTCGAATGGAAAGTTGAAAGGGTTTAGTCATGAAACACACCGATATGTTTCTGGTGTAGCAAAATATTATAAGGGAAAAAAAGCCGCCGGAAGATTTGACCAAGAAGCTTTTATGGCCCGAGTAGCTTTGGAAGGGAACCAACTGCGATTCATAAAAATAGAAAGCCAGCCTGCTGACTTTAAAGGGCAGAACACTAATTTATATTGGCTTGGATCGGCAACCTTTTCCTATCAAAATACTGATAAGGAAGTTTTAGTAAAAGGCCGGAAATTCAATAGTAGTTTCATTTTCCGGCATAAGATCTTTCCTAATGTTTTACCGGAAGTGTTGATGAGCCAATCAGAGCAGCCTAGTGCAGGTAATAGGTATGGTAGAAGTCTTGTGCTGGCAGAAGATTTAGTCCATAAGGTTTATATCACTCATTACGATGACCGAGATTCCGTTCTTACTGCTGTTGTGTATATGAGGGACAGTAATTTAGAACGTCAGGATCTCTCAGGATACAACAAACGAACTAATATAATAACAGAGCTTTTTAGTAATCAGGCTTATGAGTTTCTGTCTTTTCATCCTGGGATTACTGTAGTGAATATCCATTTGAGAGGAGATGACGCGGTTTCAAGCCATGTAATGGGACCAGGGACACTTTACTGGAAGGTAAGGATAAATAAATCGCCGCGCCGTTTAAGTTATAGCTTTGAAAAATCAGCAGCTTTATTAGAACATGTTGCTGAATTACGACAAAAACAATTTGAAAAAGAACAGCGAGAAGAAGCTTGGATTGATGAAAGGACAAAACAATTGAGAACCTATAATCTGGAGCAATCGGAACTAGCATTTCAAGAAAATGATGGATCATTTTTTCTAAAAGATGGTAACACCAACTCCTATCGGATCAAGAAACTAGCAGACAACAATGTGTGGATGCTTAGAAATCTGAATTTTTCAAAGCCCACTTTAGAGTGCTTTTGCTATGATTATAATGATCAATACTGCTCGTGGTATGGGAGGCTTTACCTGTGGGAGGAAGCAAGTGAAGTATGTGCCGCGTTTGGAGATTATTGGCAGCTTCCTTCAGAGCATGATTGGGAGTTCTTAGCCCGGTTGAATGCAAAAAGTCTTTCTAATCAACCCTTGGCAGAGGATGTTCTTTACGATGCCATAGAGAATAGCGGTATCAATCTTCAATTTGGGGGATTTATTGATGGAAGCAGACATGATGGTGTGCAGGTTAATGCAGCCTACTGGCTTAGTAATAAAAACCATGCTATTTATTTCCTAAATCAATACATTGGTGGTGGAGGTAGAATACCCGCTAGGTCTAACATCGGGCAATCTGCCAGTAGAAGTGCCAATTCTGTTAGGTGTATCAGAATTCTTCCGGCAGCCAGAAAAATCAAATGGAAGTTGGTTGATTTAGAGACTGCATGCCGAAACTCTATTGCCCCATTGGCAAATCGTTGGGAACAAAGACAGGATTGCAATTGTCTGGCAGAGCGTATTGTGAAATCGGATTTATCTGATAATCACATTGCCAATTTAGTCAAAGATTGGACGGCTACCGAAGATCAATTTTTAAAAAATAATCCAATTTATATAAAGTTGTTTGAAGAGTGCCGAGGGAGGAAGTAA
- a CDS encoding HNH endonuclease, with amino-acid sequence MSVAWEIFGRSNGTDNYNNLKSKITGYRRDNQPNPVIGCIILTDPVFFNEEDWIPVPPDWASSIVQGKSYNTDDPIGNQLWSQVTYLLRRYKWLDRQVTTEQQLVAEPTAPEYREILARVRVGQGTFRALVTDVYQRRCAISGEKTLPVLEAAHIKPYAQSGPHAINNGLLLRSDLHKLFDTGYITLTNDLQVEVSGRIREEFENGKEYYRFQGQKMHILPQQINQQPDPQYLTWHQDNVFNG; translated from the coding sequence TTGTCGGTAGCCTGGGAGATCTTTGGTCGGTCCAATGGTACAGACAATTATAACAATCTCAAAAGTAAGATCACCGGCTATCGTCGGGATAACCAGCCCAATCCGGTGATCGGGTGCATCATTTTGACCGATCCCGTCTTTTTCAACGAAGAGGATTGGATCCCCGTACCACCAGACTGGGCATCCAGCATCGTACAGGGGAAATCCTACAATACAGACGATCCCATAGGCAATCAGTTATGGTCGCAGGTAACTTATTTGTTGCGTAGGTACAAGTGGTTAGACAGGCAGGTGACCACCGAGCAACAACTGGTGGCCGAACCTACAGCACCAGAATACCGCGAGATACTGGCGCGGGTACGGGTGGGCCAAGGTACTTTCCGGGCTTTGGTCACAGATGTCTACCAGAGACGTTGTGCCATCAGTGGAGAAAAGACTTTGCCTGTGCTGGAAGCTGCTCACATCAAACCCTACGCCCAATCAGGCCCGCACGCGATCAATAATGGCCTGTTGCTCCGCTCTGATCTGCACAAGTTATTCGATACCGGCTATATTACCCTCACCAACGATTTGCAGGTAGAAGTGAGCGGTCGCATTCGGGAAGAATTTGAGAACGGCAAAGAGTACTACCGTTTCCAAGGTCAAAAGATGCACATTTTACCGCAGCAGATCAACCAGCAGCCGGATCCGCAATACCTCACCTGGCATCAGGACAATGTATTTAATGGTTGA
- a CDS encoding nucleotide pyrophosphohydrolase produces MSDIETITKAILQFRDERDWAQFHTGRDLATLLNVEAGELLELFLWKKQNEDPDQEKLKDELADVFYAAFLLAAHYQLDVPTIIMEKLEQNRRKYPVEKARGRREKYDEL; encoded by the coding sequence ATGTCTGATATCGAGACCATCACCAAGGCCATTCTGCAATTCCGCGATGAGCGCGACTGGGCGCAGTTTCATACCGGCCGGGACCTGGCTACCTTACTCAATGTAGAAGCCGGCGAACTACTGGAACTCTTTCTTTGGAAAAAGCAAAATGAAGATCCGGATCAGGAAAAATTAAAGGATGAGTTGGCGGATGTGTTCTATGCGGCTTTTCTGCTGGCAGCTCACTATCAATTGGATGTCCCTACCATCATTATGGAAAAGCTGGAACAGAATCGCCGGAAATATCCGGTGGAAAAGGCAAGGGGGCGGCGAGAGAAGTATGATGAGTTGTGA